The Setaria viridis chromosome 9, Setaria_viridis_v4.0, whole genome shotgun sequence sequence TATAGCCACTATCAGCTCATGAAATATACATATCTTATAGTTCATCTTTTAGCGCATTGCAATATGTGCTAAGGGAAAACCATTTTTGGACCACAACTACTCCATACTGAACAAAACGTAGTGTTAATAATCTGTTAAAGGTAAATTTAACTTCAACAACATCTTCACTCTCCAACCACCCCAAGTAAATATGCCAAGAAAAGATGCAACTGGAGgagatatatatatttttcatttaAACTATAGAAGCGTAATTATGATGAAGATTAATACCTGTGACAgaaattagtttatatttactAAAAGCTCTTGGTAATTTCATTGCAGCTCAATTATATACATTATATCATAACTTAGCTATGTACAAGGTTAACTTAGCTATGTACATTATATCATTATATTTACTACAAggtttttttgtttctttgataGTTTATGTAAATTTAATAATTTGGAAAAGCAAAAGATGCTGACTTACAAACTGCCATTATGGTATATCCATAAGAATCTGAACCAAATGAATCATCTCGAACTCTAGCAATTGTCCCAATGCATATTCCAGCAATACACAATATTATGTAATCAGCAGCCTGTTGTGTAGATTCACGCAGCCGTTGCTTTGCTACCCTGAAACATTTTGACAGTATAATTACAGACTGACTCACACAGCATGCAGGAAATGTCAACAAAAATAATTTACCTCCCCAAATAGTATCCATATTGTGCAAAAACACCAGGTGTTTTCCTTTCCAGTAATTTATTTGATTGTCTCACATTATGGTGCACAGAATCTGTACTCTCTGACTGTTCTGCCAAAGACCGTTCGCTAGAAATGGACCGAACAGTATATAACTCACGAATTGTATTGATATTCTCAAGGTCCTTTTGAAAATCATTTGGAACTTCATAGCCATTATGTAGCATCCAAAGGAGTGGCAAGTGTTTAGGAGTCACATTTCCCCTCATTTTAGTTTTTACTATTCCCTCTAAAATGTCAATGAAATAGTCTGGAGGATTCTCACGGTCTGGCACCTTGATCCCCAGGCCTGCGAAGTATATTTCAACTTCACTTACAGGCCCATGATAAGCAATAAGGCCACCTCTTGCCAAAAGGACAAAGTCGTCAAACATGTTGAACAAAGTATAGCTGTGTAAAACATTAACGAGTGTCAAGCTTATATGTcaataaagtaaaaaaaaagaagtgtgAAAATTAATGATTAGCCCTTTTTGGATAGTCAATCACATGCATTTGTTGAGCACTAAAATGCATGTGCATGAATTCTTTCACAAGGTTTTAACACCAACTAATAGGTGATCTTAGAAAAGGAATGCAAGCTTTCAGGCCCATTGATCAATGGATGCTAGATATTCATTAGAAAACTTTGCTTGTAAGCGAAGTCAATTTTAATTGAAGGGCATAAATTCATCAAAAAAGGGTACAAATTGATGATTAAACGTTTATGAGATACCTTGGTTGGTGAACCACTGCACAAACATTTACACCTTCAAGTGCTTCATGTCGAAGAGCCCTTAGAAGTAGCTGAGAGGAAGCACTGTCTAAGCCTGTAGTTGGCTCGTCTAATATCAGAAGAGATGGCTCCATAACCATTTCAATCCCAACGTTTACACGCTTCCTTTGTCCTCCAGAAATACCCCGTTTCTCCACTGTCCCAACAAGGGAATTTCTGATTTCTTGAAGCCCTAATGATTCAATAACCCGTTCAAGAACTCGAACCTTATGTGATCTTGACATGCCTTTGCTTAACCTATTCCACAAAACAATACTGATTGTTATAATAAACCATTTACTTTATGAAGATAAAATCAGGAACGTCAAGAAAAGGATTATTGGGGTCAACTCCATTGCTGCTTTTTTATACATACATAGCAAACACACAAGGCTGTTCAGGTCATCATCTAGACAAATAAATAATAGATTAAAGCTAAGAGCTAACGCTACTTCAGGTATCTGAAGACAGGAAatggaaaaataaaattaaaatataAATCATAAccctttatttaaaaaaaatcaaattatgATATATCTAAAAACAAATAAGCATTATGTTTGACACGTTGCATGGAGCAGCCACGAGAATTGATATTATAACAGCATGCACATCAGTATGTCTCTCTCTGTTGATATGTCTGAAATGCTATTTCATCGTTTCCTATTACAAGTTAAAAGTTCCGTTACAGGGGGAAATAATTAAACCCATATTTGTGCAACTTGGCACTGCAGAAGTAATAACTTATTTGATAAAGGCTTGTAAAAGTAGTTTAGTGGAAGAGAAAAGAATAGACTAGGAAAGTGATTAAACTTTGTGCCTGAGATGTATCAAATACCTGCAACATGAACTAAACCACAGGTTTTCCTCGACAGTCAGGTTCCCGTGGACAATATCATCTTGTGGCACAAAACCAATGATCTTCTTATATGACTGCATTAATCCAGGTATCCCATTTATAAGGACTATCCCATCCTTCTTATACCCTGACGTTTTACCTAACACAGCATTCAGAAAAGTAGTCTTTCCAGCTCCAGAAGGGCCCATGATAGCTGTTACCCTGCCTGGTGAAAGTTTTCCTGTAACACATTGCAGAAGTTTCTTTTTTCCAATCGATAGTGTTAGACCTCTGAAAGCCACTTCAAGCATTGGCCTTTGTGGTCTATCTTCAGTAGCTAGAGACACCACTCCAGAGAATGTTAATTTATCATTGTTTATCTTCATAGCTCTAGCTGATTTCTCAGGTGTATTGATAGACCCAGGCATTTCTACCTCATGCCGTAGCACAAGTTCTTTTGCTAATTTCCATCTTTCACGTGCTGCGGCtgatttattttccttttttgcaGCCTTTTTACGAGCTCTAGATGAAATTTTTACTTGAATTGTAATAAATAGGCCAGAGCAGTTGTACACCAGTAGCAAAACAAAGCTCAAGATAGCCTGCAAAGAAGATCAGAAGTACAAGAGGAATTTTATTAAAAAACATAACTAAATAATGAGGCCAACATCTTTGGCAACAATTTAGATAAATATTTTACAAAGATATATTACATATCCAACCATTACACTGAAAAGATCCtgtaacccccccccccccccaaaaaaaaaaatgtagcagGTGAGAGGATATTGGTTGTATTTAGCAAAAGTGACGATCTGCTTCCCATATAATACAAGGGTATGGGAGTGTTTGTAATGTGAATCGAGAAGGAATGGAATAGCAGCTTTgctttatttcttcttcttcttcagtggCTGATTTACAGAAATCCCAACAGTATTCCAGTAAGAGTTTAAGTTCTAAAGCACCAGTTTTGCATATTCCATTGGGATTGGGGTGAACATATCAATTTTGTAAGTCTTAGATTTTACAACACTCAAAGACAAGAAAAGAAATGACAAAAGAAATTGGTCAATATGCCAACTTACCATTAATATGAAGCCATATAAAGTCAAATCttcttttatttcattatcCTTGCAAGTGTTCTTCCAAAAGCACTCTGCAAATTTATGTGCCATTACTAAATATCCATAAACAAATTcaatagattagatatgaaaacTCTAGATCCCTGCAGTCTGCACAAAGTATTGCAACATCATTTCCtgttaggccccgtttgggtccaaggaattggaatctatttaatggagtaggctaatttatgttggaatgtggcattccacaactttccaaagtttagatataagcctatcttaaattcatggggtgggagatggaaattgattctatagattatggttattagatggaattcaattcttatagcacgctcttagactcgcttctctatagtagaagtgcagcatacaagtatctctcccatatcaccaactataatatacaactatattccacatacaattatattagcttaattaatttgtgtctaaattatgattattaggatggaattcaattccaatgatccaaacggggccttacgTTTTTTGACAGAATTGCTGTCTGGACTATGCAACATTTAGTCAAAAAGTCAAATAAACCACAAAACTGGTGCGATTTTTACATTTAGCGGAACTGCAAACCATTGGTTAGGATTTCAGGCACCCACCCTGCTCTAAAAAAGTATTTAAGTGTTGGAACAATAAATGAGACTTAAAAGATCATAAGTTTGAACTAAGGGAACCAGTTACTAGGCAACTAATAGATCTAAATAATTGCATCTCAATGACGATTATTCAAAAAAAAGATATGCATACTCTTTTCATCAGTGGAACCTTTTCGGCAGTAGTACCTGCATACATACAAAGCAAATAACAATTAGCAACAGAACAACATATCACAATAAATTGTGGATGATGGCATACAAGAAAGAAACATTACCCACTGCTACAGTTGTGTTTCTGGGTTGTGGTTGGACAGTAGTGCCCTGGAGGGCAGAAGACATCATTAGTTCTAACAATATCAGCCCAAGAATCTGCAGTACCGCATGCAGTGTTCGTTCCTGGAGTTATTTGGTAAAAATACCTGGTATATtttcagaaagaaagaaatgaaatTCAAGTGCTGAGCAATAATTATGAACAATATTAAAAAGGCAAATAAAGTGTTGAAAATGAAAATTTATCTTACGGATCACAAAGGCCAGTAGTGATATTCAATGTCCCAAGAGGACAGTAAGCACCCAAAGGACAAGCTGAAAAAAAAGTTGAGAGCGAATTTGGAGGTAAGCAGAAACAACCGTGAATGCCAAAACAAGAGGGGTAATTTAAGTACAGGAAAAAAAGCATACCCTTGAGAAAAggaacaagtttttttttgtcacttGTACTCTCAACTAAAGTGTTTTCTTCATTTTTAATTGTGAATATATTAACTTAATGCATCAAAACAAATAAAGGACTTACTTTTTGCATATTAGAACTTTCCTCAAAAGTAAGAAATGTTCAAATTCATAGGGTCTCCCATAATATAGTACCATTTGTTTCATGCAAAATAAGTTGAGTATGCTTGGCTGGCAGGCTGAGTTTGTTTGAAGAAAACTTACGTATCATGCAGGTCAGACCAAGGGGGCAGAAGAAACCCGGACAACATGGCCTGCAGTTCACTGCTCTTGATGGAACTGATTCGTCAGATGACTCACCACCCAACATGCAAGCCCAACCGGGCTGGCACCCAAGCGCCCATGAGTTTCGATTGCAGTTACTACTTACCCTGGCGCTGCTACGACTGCTAGTGCTAGCCAAGCTTTTGATATACACCTCCACTTCAGCTTTATTGCACAGCATTGCAGCCATGTTCCCTGCACAGACAAACACTTTCACTGAATATAATCATGGTACATTTTCTTCAAGGATTATAATGTGGAATCCATTACTTTAACCCTGTCTCTAGTGAAAACTGAAAACATTGCAGTACCCAATCAGAAAATGTAGGGTCCAttgaattgaaaaaaaaaacgctaGCAATAGGCATAGGCATCTCCAGCATATCTAAACATACAAAAATTCGAAACTAACAACATACATTCCCAGATCACCAAAATCCCCTTAGTCTCCACTCTCCACCAAACGAAGATGCGCCTCCGCTCTCTACAGGACATAAAACGAATTGGCGAATCCGCGTTCGCGGAACGATTCGAGGGTTTACTGATAACAGAAACAACTTAGCAAAGCGGCCGGTTGCGGTGGTGCGAATGTAGGGGAGGGGATCGGTGGTTCGGTCGGAGCATACCGCAGCACGTGAGCAGCACCCGCGACGCCCATGCTCTCGACCATGGACGCCACGCGGCGCGGGAGGGGGACGGACGGGatggcggcgccagcggcgccggcggcgccctcgagcGGGCGGCGAGGCTGCCGCTAGAGGATGCGGAGGCGTCATTTCGAGGCAACTTGGAAGTTGGGAACTTGGAAGTGGGTGACGTCGTGTTCGGTTATAGCTCTATCTAACTCTGGGCCCGGTTCGCTTCACCTTATAttccggctgaaaagttgagcttataagccggctgaaaagttgaaacggctgatttgttgtgagaggaaagtactgtttggtggctgataagccggctgacaGGCCATCTAAGTTGGATTCGTCTCTGTATCAGGCTGTTCGTTACTTGAAATCCCAACAGCTAGGAGGTGTTCGGGAGGagaggactaaattttagttcccgtcatatcgaatgtttgaacactaattaggagtattaaatctaaactaattacacaacccctaggctaaatcgcgagacaaatctattaagcctaattagtccataatttgacaatatggtgctacagtaactattcgctaatgatggattaattaggcttaatagattcgtctcgtgatttagcctaggggttgtgctattagttttgtaattagctcatatttagtcctcctaattagcatctgaacattcgatgtgacagggctaaagtttagttcctatcttccaaacaccccccagTTTCCTCTTTAAAAATTTACACTCTTCACCCACACTACAACAATCTCTTCATTTTACACTCTTCATTCTGACAATTACTTCATGCGGCATTCACACTTTGGAAAGGCAAATTGGCTTGCCAAGTTTGGCAGGTCGGATGAGCTGGAGAGCCAGATAGCAACTCTGTTGGACCATGATTTTCTTAATGACTTACTAAATTTTAATTTGGGAGAGTCAAATAGTAACTCTGTTGGAGTTGCTGTTAGCTGTTTGTTTTGGCTcctagagcaacttcaaaaagctgctaatcttacccccaatatctttttagggagaaaatgagaaaaaacgaactccaacagtccacccaaaccttccccaattttttagcgacgctaaaaaacagccagccaccgcgtatattttagcgttggtgttcctcccccaatcctgattcccgcactcCCGCGCATCCCTTCTGATggacccaatacgatgacgtggcctgttttgaaatattgggagcaatttattagcgatctactgtggattgatatgtttttggaggaaatttttttagaggaacccccaatatatagttttggggaagaatttgtTTGAGTACTCTTTGGAGTCGCTCTTAGCCGTTTGTTTTGGCGGTTTGTTTTCGGTCGCCGGCTGGTCCCACTTGTCGGTCGCTAAAAAACGAGCAGCATTATGTTCTGCTAACCGAAACATATGTGCctataattttaaattttaaatttggtaaaaaaaattaaaaaacattGTGATAACTGAGCGTACCGCTCGTTTCAGAAAACAATGAATTTTATTTTCGGCCTTCATATCTATCGAGAAAACTTTCTAATCCTCTATGGTTGTACGAACACTTGTACCATAGTCAATTACCGCTTGAACTGACATGCTGCAGGCGCAAGGGTCAAAAGATGAGATCTTTTCGGTATATAAGTCCATCATTGTAAGGCTATCTTAGGATGAGAATATCTGTGAAAAAGAATTCTCTTCCATTATATTATCTGTGGCTACaaaatcaacatcatcttcagaGTAATTTGAATATAAATCTATTGATACAACTTTTATACTCTGAGCATTATGCAATTTGACTGTTTTTTTTGTTAAAGTTTGAAAAGCTaacttttttcaaaataaaatacgCCTTATGAATAGAGTAACTAGTTTTCGTGTCGTGGATTGAGCTCAGGTATTCGTCTTGATTGTCAAAAGCAACAGGTATTTTTGGGTTCCAAACCAAGAGCGTGACAAAAATGATGCTGAATTTACGCACAGGTATTCGTGCCGATCGTCGAAAGCAACCTAACTGAACCGTTAGTTCAGCAAACCGCAGCTGAATCCTGAATTAATCTGAGCTGCTGTGGACTCACCTCTAGTTTGCTCCATGCATTCGGAGGCGAAGCTCAGGTCCGAGTTGAAGTTGAACGTCTGGTTCAGATCCTTCTTCCTGATGATCATCAAGCGCAAGGTAAACCAGCAGCAGCATACAAAACAGTTACTACTTTTTATCGATCGACTCGAATATTGAAACGGCGGTG is a genomic window containing:
- the LOC117839172 gene encoding ABC transporter G family member 25 isoform X1, producing MRALILILLAAAAALLVALPRAARCQQLPPAPPVPLDRAPPPLAQVLDGAPPLPAVQQDLDGDLRRLTGELTDQLQKKFGFCMADVKKDLNQTFNFNSDLSFASECMEQTRGNMAAMLCNKAEVEVYIKSLASTSSRSSARVSSNCNRNSWALGCQPGWACMLGGESSDESVPSRAVNCRPCCPGFFCPLGLTCMIPCPLGAYCPLGTLNITTGLCDPYFYQITPGTNTACGTADSWADIVRTNDVFCPPGHYCPTTTQKHNCSSGYYCRKGSTDEKKCFWKNTCKDNEIKEDLTLYGFILMAILSFVLLLVYNCSGLFITIQVKISSRARKKAAKKENKSAAARERWKLAKELVLRHEVEMPGSINTPEKSARAMKINNDKLTFSGVVSLATEDRPQRPMLEVAFRGLTLSIGKKKLLQCVTGKLSPGRVTAIMGPSGAGKTTFLNAVLGKTSGYKKDGIVLINGIPGLMQSYKKIIGFVPQDDIVHGNLTVEENLWFSSCCRLSKGMSRSHKVRVLERVIESLGLQEIRNSLVGTVEKRGISGGQRKRVNVGIEMVMEPSLLILDEPTTGLDSASSQLLLRALRHEALEGVNVCAVVHQPSYTLFNMFDDFVLLARGGLIAYHGPVSEVEIYFAGLGIKVPDRENPPDYFIDILEGIVKTKMRGNVTPKHLPLLWMLHNGYEVPNDFQKDLENINTIRELYTVRSISSERSLAEQSESTDSVHHNVRQSNKLLERKTPGVFAQYGYYLGRVAKQRLRESTQQAADYIILCIAGICIGTIARVRDDSFGSDSYGYTIMAVSLLCQLAALRSFSPEKLQYWRERESGMSSLAYFLARDTMDHFNTAVKPIIFLSTFYFFNNPRSTLRDNYLVLLALIYCVTGIGYTFAIWFELGLAQLCSAIVPVVLVLVGTKPDLPRVIKELSYPKWALEAFIIAGAKEYSGVWLITRCGALLKGGFDINDFGLCITIIMLYGVLFRLISFVSLLKMKK
- the LOC117839172 gene encoding ABC transporter G family member 25 isoform X2, coding for MSCRERRRIFVWWRVETKGILVIWEWNMAAMLCNKAEVEVYIKSLASTSSRSSARVSSNCNRNSWALGCQPGWACMLGGESSDESVPSRAVNCRPCCPGFFCPLGLTCMIPCPLGAYCPLGTLNITTGLCDPYFYQITPGTNTACGTADSWADIVRTNDVFCPPGHYCPTTTQKHNCSSGYYCRKGSTDEKKCFWKNTCKDNEIKEDLTLYGFILMAILSFVLLLVYNCSGLFITIQVKISSRARKKAAKKENKSAAARERWKLAKELVLRHEVEMPGSINTPEKSARAMKINNDKLTFSGVVSLATEDRPQRPMLEVAFRGLTLSIGKKKLLQCVTGKLSPGRVTAIMGPSGAGKTTFLNAVLGKTSGYKKDGIVLINGIPGLMQSYKKIIGFVPQDDIVHGNLTVEENLWFSSCCRLSKGMSRSHKVRVLERVIESLGLQEIRNSLVGTVEKRGISGGQRKRVNVGIEMVMEPSLLILDEPTTGLDSASSQLLLRALRHEALEGVNVCAVVHQPSYTLFNMFDDFVLLARGGLIAYHGPVSEVEIYFAGLGIKVPDRENPPDYFIDILEGIVKTKMRGNVTPKHLPLLWMLHNGYEVPNDFQKDLENINTIRELYTVRSISSERSLAEQSESTDSVHHNVRQSNKLLERKTPGVFAQYGYYLGRVAKQRLRESTQQAADYIILCIAGICIGTIARVRDDSFGSDSYGYTIMAVSLLCQLAALRSFSPEKLQYWRERESGMSSLAYFLARDTMDHFNTAVKPIIFLSTFYFFNNPRSTLRDNYLVLLALIYCVTGIGYTFAIWFELGLAQLCSAIVPVVLVLVGTKPDLPRVIKELSYPKWALEAFIIAGAKEYSGVWLITRCGALLKGGFDINDFGLCITIIMLYGVLFRLISFVSLLKMKK
- the LOC117839172 gene encoding ABC transporter G family member 25 isoform X3 — encoded protein: MIPCPLGAYCPLGTLNITTGLCDPYFYQITPGTNTACGTADSWADIVRTNDVFCPPGHYCPTTTQKHNCSSGYYCRKGSTDEKKCFWKNTCKDNEIKEDLTLYGFILMAILSFVLLLVYNCSGLFITIQVKISSRARKKAAKKENKSAAARERWKLAKELVLRHEVEMPGSINTPEKSARAMKINNDKLTFSGVVSLATEDRPQRPMLEVAFRGLTLSIGKKKLLQCVTGKLSPGRVTAIMGPSGAGKTTFLNAVLGKTSGYKKDGIVLINGIPGLMQSYKKIIGFVPQDDIVHGNLTVEENLWFSSCCRLSKGMSRSHKVRVLERVIESLGLQEIRNSLVGTVEKRGISGGQRKRVNVGIEMVMEPSLLILDEPTTGLDSASSQLLLRALRHEALEGVNVCAVVHQPSYTLFNMFDDFVLLARGGLIAYHGPVSEVEIYFAGLGIKVPDRENPPDYFIDILEGIVKTKMRGNVTPKHLPLLWMLHNGYEVPNDFQKDLENINTIRELYTVRSISSERSLAEQSESTDSVHHNVRQSNKLLERKTPGVFAQYGYYLGRVAKQRLRESTQQAADYIILCIAGICIGTIARVRDDSFGSDSYGYTIMAVSLLCQLAALRSFSPEKLQYWRERESGMSSLAYFLARDTMDHFNTAVKPIIFLSTFYFFNNPRSTLRDNYLVLLALIYCVTGIGYTFAIWFELGLAQLCSAIVPVVLVLVGTKPDLPRVIKELSYPKWALEAFIIAGAKEYSGVWLITRCGALLKGGFDINDFGLCITIIMLYGVLFRLISFVSLLKMKK
- the LOC117839172 gene encoding ABC transporter G family member 25 isoform X4 encodes the protein MAAMLCNKAEVEVYIKSLASTSSRSSARVSSNCNRNSWALGCQPGWACMLGGESSDESVPSRAVNCRPCCPGFFCPLGLTCMIPCPLGAYCPLGTLNITTGLCDPYFYQITPGTNTACGTADSWADIVRTNDVFCPPGHYCPTTTQKHNCSSGYYCRKGSTDEKKCFWKNTCKDNEIKEDLTLYGFILMAILSFVLLLVYNCSGLFITIQVKISSRARKKAAKKENKSAAARERWKLAKELVLRHEVEMPGSINTPEKSARAMKINNDKLTFSGVVSLATEDRPQRPMLEVAFRGLTLSIGKKKLLQCVTGKLSPGRVTAIMGPSGAGKTTFLNAVLGKTSGYKKDGIVLINGIPGLMQSYKKIIGFVPQDDIVHGNLTVEENLWFSSCCRLSKGMSRSHKVRVLERVIESLGLQEIRNSLVGTVEKRGISGGQRKRVNVGIEMVMEPSLLILDEPTTGLDSASSQLLLRALRHEALEGVNVCAVVHQPSYTLFNMFDDFVLLARGGLIAYHGPVSEVEIYFAGLGIKVPDRENPPDYFIDILEGIVKTKMRGNVTPKHLPLLWMLHNGYEVPNDFQKDLENINTIRELYTVRSISSERSLAEQSESTDSVHHNVRQSNKLLERKTPGVFAQYGYYLGRVAKQRLRESTQQAADYIILCIAGICIGTIARVRDDSFGSDSYGYTIMAVSLLCQLAALRSFSPEKLQYWRERESGMSSLAYFLARDTMDHFNTAVKPIIFLSTFYFFNNPRSTLRDNYLVLLALIYCVTGIGYTFAIWFELGLAQLCSAIVPVVLVLVGTKPDLPRVIKELSYPKWALEAFIIAGAKEYSGVWLITRCGALLKGGFDINDFGLCITIIMLYGVLFRLISFVSLLKMKK